From Columba livia isolate bColLiv1 breed racing homer chromosome 7, bColLiv1.pat.W.v2, whole genome shotgun sequence, one genomic window encodes:
- the LYPD1 gene encoding ly6/PLAUR domain-containing protein 1, which translates to MRLFLLAATFWGLCLAPGLGLQIQCYQCEEFQLNNDCSAPEFIVNCTVNVQDMCQKEVMEKSFGIMYRKSCASSAACLIASAGYQSFCSPGKVNSVCISCCNTPLCNGPRPKKRGNSGVVPRAQVTTTILLLKMALLVSYC; encoded by the exons ATGCGGCTCTTTCTCCTCGCTGCAACTTTCTGGGGATTGTGCCTGGCTCCAG GTTTGGGTTTGCAAATACAGTGCTACCAGTGTGAGGAGTTCCAGCTAAATAATGATTGCTCTGCTCCAGAGTTCATTGTGAATTGTACAGTGAATGTTCAAGATAtgtgtcagaaagaagtaatggaAAAAAGTTTTG GAATCATGTATCGCAAATCCTGCGCCTCTTCGGCAGCGTGTCTGATAGCCTCTGCTGGGTACCAGTCCTTTTGCTCTCCCGGGAAGGTGAACTCTGTTTGCATCAGCTGCTGCAACACTCCGCTCTGCAATGGACCCCGACCAAAGAAGAGAGGGAATTCTGGCGTGGTGCCGAGGGCACAAGTGACAACCACCATTCTGCTCCTTAAAATGGCTCTTTTGGTTTCGTATTGCTAA